The nucleotide window TAGGGCGGAACTGCAATACTTCCGCTGTGCGACAGTTGAAATATCTCACATGGTCCGGTTCCGGAGTTCAACTCCGGAACAACTTAAAAGTTCCCGCAGCAGAGCGATGGAACCAGATTTTCCAGTTTCCTTTTCTTCTTCCACCGCTCGTGACTGCGGATTGTTGGATATTCCTGACTGAGACATTACATTCTTCTCGAAGGGCATATGGATCAATGGCAGAACGTCAGGGCTCGGCTAAATCAAGCTTCTACCATCAGCAACCAGTACAGGGCAATCAAAAACCTCCATCCTACACCCGCTGGCGATTTCATTCAATCCGGCATTAGACGCCCTTCGTCGGTACAACAGTATAACTGAAATATCCAGTCTTCATTCGGTAATGCCAGATTCGGAATGGAGAGACACCCTCAGCTTTAATTGTCTCATCTCCGATCTCTCCTGAATAATTTTATCCAGGCATCTCTCTTCATTTCATGATTCAGACGACACTTGCAGAGGTCGTCGTGGATCCGGATGAAGGGCTCGAAGCAGCAGACGATGGCTGCCTATACAGTCCTGCAAACTTTCATCACATTGCTGGAGGATATATGAAAACCAAACTACTGTTTCTCATCATGACCGTCTCCGTCATATTCAATGTGGAGCTCTCGAATGCTCAGTGGAATTGGGTATGGCGTAATCCGCAGCCGACAGGGAACGCCATCTTCGATGTGTGGCCGTTTTCGACGACCGAATATCTGGCCGTAGGAGGCGGCGGGCTGATTATGCGGTCGACAGACGCAGGATTGACCTGGACGACCATCGGGTCAGGTGTACCTAACTATCTTTACGCCGTATATTTCGCGGATGCGAACAACGGCTGGATCTGCGGGCAAGATGGTGTGGTTCTCCGTACCACCGACCACGGCGCAACCTGGGGAGTTACTCAAACAGGCGCGGGCTCTCTCTGGGATATTTGCTTTTGGGGGACAAGCACAGGCTGGGCTTGCGGGGATAACGGAATGATAATCAAAACTACCGATGGTGGAACTTCATGGGATTCGAAGAACAGTGGAACCACAGAGTGGTTGACCAGCATCTGCTTCACAAGCGCCACCGAGGGATATATTGCAGGCGCCGGAGGAACAATTCTGAAGACAGTTAACGGCGGATCCATCTGGGGCTCCAAGACCACAAATACAACAAACGATCTCCACACGATCTTTGAAGTTGGATCGGTGATGTATTCATTCGGACTCAGCGGCACTGTAATAAAGAGTAACGATGGAGGAAGCACCTGGCCGTCGGCGAGCAGCGGACTTTTAGGAGACATTAGGTACGCCTGCGCCGTTGATGCAAACAACATGTGGGTAGTAGGTCAGGGAAACGTGGTCAGCAAGACCACTGATGGCGGCGCAACATGGAACAGCAAAAATCCTTGGATAGGAGGAAACCCCGATAACGGACCGACTATCACCGGCGATTTCTATTGTGCCTATTTTTCATCTTCGACTACCGGCATAGTGTGCGGCAGCAACGGAGTTATTTACCGAACGACCGACGACGGAGCCACGTGGACATCGCGATCGATCTCTTTCACAGGGAAAGACGCAGTCGATATAACCTTTTCCGATTCGCAGCGCGGATTCTTTCTCGTGAACCCGAACGACGCGACATCGAACTCGTTGTTCCGCACCACCGATGGAGGCGCGTCATGGTCCGAAGTGTCAAACACTAACCCGGTCAACTTTGTCAGGATATTCAGCGGCGGCAGCGGCATACGTTATGCCGGAGACACAAGAGGTCTCGAGACCACCACCGACTACGGAGCAACATGGGCGTCGAACGGAGGCAGCGCGCCCGCAGGAAGTTCATACCCGAAGTTCGAATTCGCAAACACTTCGGTCGGCTGGTCGGGATCATTCACCTCGCCGTTCAGCTACAAAACTACAGATGGAGGAAAAAACTGGACGACCGTTACCCGCCCGTACGTCGATGTTATCGGCGGTTACTCTGTTCCCGACGCGAATACGATCTGGATAGCGGAATGGTCCGACGGAGTGAACATAATTTTGAGCACCGATGGTGGAGCTACATGGGCCAATCCGGCAGGGAGCGTCAGCGGGAACCGAACATGCGTCTTTGCTTTCGATGCGAGCAAGGCATGGGTCGGCAGCTCGAACGGAAAGATCTATAAAACGACAAACGGCGCCGGCTCATTCACAGAAGTAGACCCGATGATGGGCGGGAACGCGGTATCAGACGTCAAGTTTCTAACAGCGGATACAGGCTTCGTTGTCGGGGCAGCCGGAAACTTCAGCGTCACGTATGACGGCGGCGCGTCGTGGACTCCGGGAAATAATGGTACGGACTGGACGAAGATCGGAGTTGCAAGCCACAGAGATATTCTCTTCGTCGGCAAGCTAGGCACGGTTCTTCAGGGGATGTACGGGCCCGCAACAGGAGTATCCATTTCTGGAAAAACCAATCCTGAGGCGTTTGCGCTAAGTCAGAATTTTCCCAACCCATTTAATCCTTCGACGGCAATATCATTTGACATTCCATCGAAGAGTTTCGTGACATTGAAAATATTCGACCTCCTCGGAAGAGAAGTGGCAACAATAGTCTCGGAAGAGATGACTCCCGGACATTATCAGAGGATGTGGGATGCTTCCCGAATGCCGAGTGGAATTTATTTTTGCAGATTACAATCCGGTTCGTTCACGGAAACAAGAAAACTTGTAGTGCTTAAGTAAATCATTCCTTTTGGGGAACC belongs to Candidatus Kryptoniota bacterium and includes:
- a CDS encoding YCF48-related protein, with the protein product MKTKLLFLIMTVSVIFNVELSNAQWNWVWRNPQPTGNAIFDVWPFSTTEYLAVGGGGLIMRSTDAGLTWTTIGSGVPNYLYAVYFADANNGWICGQDGVVLRTTDHGATWGVTQTGAGSLWDICFWGTSTGWACGDNGMIIKTTDGGTSWDSKNSGTTEWLTSICFTSATEGYIAGAGGTILKTVNGGSIWGSKTTNTTNDLHTIFEVGSVMYSFGLSGTVIKSNDGGSTWPSASSGLLGDIRYACAVDANNMWVVGQGNVVSKTTDGGATWNSKNPWIGGNPDNGPTITGDFYCAYFSSSTTGIVCGSNGVIYRTTDDGATWTSRSISFTGKDAVDITFSDSQRGFFLVNPNDATSNSLFRTTDGGASWSEVSNTNPVNFVRIFSGGSGIRYAGDTRGLETTTDYGATWASNGGSAPAGSSYPKFEFANTSVGWSGSFTSPFSYKTTDGGKNWTTVTRPYVDVIGGYSVPDANTIWIAEWSDGVNIILSTDGGATWANPAGSVSGNRTCVFAFDASKAWVGSSNGKIYKTTNGAGSFTEVDPMMGGNAVSDVKFLTADTGFVVGAAGNFSVTYDGGASWTPGNNGTDWTKIGVASHRDILFVGKLGTVLQGMYGPATGVSISGKTNPEAFALSQNFPNPFNPSTAISFDIPSKSFVTLKIFDLLGREVATIVSEEMTPGHYQRMWDASRMPSGIYFCRLQSGSFTETRKLVVLK